In Actinomycetota bacterium, one genomic interval encodes:
- a CDS encoding branched-chain amino acid transaminase, protein MPIPEVEKIWMNGKLVDWKDAKVHVLTHALHYGSGVFEGIRAYETPKGAAVFRLTEHIERLFRSAKIYRMEIPYSVEELVKAVKDIIRVNKLKSCYIRPIAFRGYGEMGLYPMKAPVDVSIAVWPWGTYLGEDGLKHGVKTCISSFERPSPNALPSAAKATGQYINSILAKLEAVDNGHAEAIMLDHRGFISEGPGENIFVVRDEVITTPPTSTSVLEGITRDSVMQIAWDMEYPVVEADLVRSDLYLADEAFFTGTAAELVPIREVDGRVIGEPGPITKKLQDKFFSILRGEDEEYMDWLELV, encoded by the coding sequence ATGCCGATACCAGAGGTTGAAAAGATATGGATGAACGGAAAGCTCGTCGATTGGAAGGATGCCAAGGTCCACGTGCTCACCCACGCCCTCCATTACGGTTCGGGCGTCTTTGAGGGGATCAGGGCCTACGAGACCCCGAAGGGAGCGGCCGTCTTTCGCCTGACCGAGCACATCGAGCGCCTCTTCCGCTCGGCCAAAATATACCGGATGGAGATACCGTATTCAGTCGAAGAGCTGGTCAAAGCGGTTAAAGACATCATCAGGGTCAATAAATTAAAGAGCTGCTACATACGGCCCATAGCCTTTCGCGGCTATGGAGAGATGGGGCTCTATCCAATGAAGGCACCGGTCGATGTCTCCATCGCCGTCTGGCCTTGGGGAACTTACCTTGGCGAAGACGGGCTAAAGCACGGCGTCAAGACGTGCATCTCTTCCTTCGAGCGCCCCTCGCCAAATGCCCTGCCCTCGGCGGCTAAGGCAACTGGCCAGTACATAAATTCGATTCTAGCAAAGCTGGAAGCGGTCGATAACGGCCACGCCGAGGCGATAATGCTCGATCACCGCGGCTTTATCTCGGAGGGGCCGGGCGAAAACATCTTCGTCGTCAGAGATGAGGTCATCACCACTCCGCCGACTTCGACGAGCGTCCTGGAGGGGATAACCAGAGATTCGGTGATGCAGATAGCCTGGGATATGGAGTATCCGGTCGTCGAGGCCGACCTGGTTCGCTCCGACCTATACCTGGCCGATGAGGCCTTTTTCACCGGAACCGCGGCCGAGCTCGTGCCCATCCGAGAGGTTGATGGGCGGGTGATTGGCGAGCCCGGCCCCATAACCAAGAAACTTCAAGATAAGTTCTTCTCGATCTTGCGCGGAGAGGACGAGGAGTATATGGACTGGCTGGAACTGGTCTAA